The Camelus dromedarius isolate mCamDro1 chromosome 8, mCamDro1.pat, whole genome shotgun sequence DNA segment aaaatacaaacaaaatcttCTGTTGAAtgtgcagaattttaaaactggacACAGAAAATATTCTCAATGAGATCCTTACTCAAATATCGattctccaaaaagaaaaaaagacccaaCACTCTTGGAAGCTCAATGCTATACTATACCTTGTTCAGTGCTACCTCAAGTATGCTAATGGGGCTGCTCCACTCTACTGCCAGGTGCTGTGGAGAGGGTGAAGAAAATCCGAGACTATGCCTTCGTGCACTTCACTAACCGCGAAGACGCAGTGGAGGCGATGAAAGCTTTAAATGGGAAGGTAATGTAGGACAAAGGGAAAATACATACAGAATCCATCCAGGTTTGGTGTGGATGATTTATGCAAGAGAACAATCCTGCAAGTCTGTCTCTCAGGCTTTCTCCATCTCTGACATGGCTGCCTCAGTCCATCTAAGATGAGCAGAAAAGGAGTGAACGAAAATACAACGGAGATGTGGCTCACACGTCCAGCTCTAGCTCTAACTTTGGCTGACTTGGACAAGCCACTGGCTCTCAGATTCTTTAGAAGAGGGAATGGGAGTGGATTATTCCAAGGTGCTTTTCCCAAACCAGTGTTCTCTCATTATTTCAAAGAGATTACCACCTTTGTTGTGCAGCATTTTGGAGACCAATGATGAGAAAAGATGTCAGGTTATCATTCTGCCCTCAGAGTTTGATCTTCCAACTCTGGAAGCCTTGGAATCTCTTCACCTTCCCAAGAGTCAGGGGGGAAAACTCACTACTGTATCCTTACTTCTGATTTGTATATAGAAAccaatatatttacttattaatcCAGTAAACATTAAAAAGCTTTTGTAGCCCACTTACCATGCTACATGTTTGGGATGTAAAAAGGTCAAACTGAAGAAGTTTATCAAAGGGCTAAAATCAGCTAGAGGGTTAAAACCAGTATGCAAACACCTTTGCAAAGTCCAGTCAGacaagttttgttttaaaaaaggtaaGAAGGGGTGAGAATGTTCAAAGAGATAAAGAGTGGGTCATAGAGAATCAGAAAATCTTCATGGATATAAGAAGATAATATTTCAGCGAAGCCATGATAATTGGgcagaatttcaaaaaaatatggaaatagagAGACTGTCCAGACAGAGGCACAGAATTTGGAAAGAGCAAGATATGACTGGAGAACAGTCAAGGTAGACTGCTTTGGTAGGAACCTCACACACACAGGCCTGTTTCACCTGCAGGGCCTTCATCAGTCAGTCCTAATAGGAGACAGAAGGCAAAGGACCAACTGAAAAGGTGTAAGTGTGGGACAGGGGAATTAAAAGAGACAGTTCAGGAACCTAGGGCTCATGCACTCCTGGGGCCAAGGGGACAAGGGCCTGGAGAAGTAAGGGAAGCCTGAAGGAGAGACGGTTGTAAAGAGCAGGTCTCATTGAGAAAATTAATGACCTTTGGCCAATGGAAACATCCAGGCCAAGGTGACCTCCCAGACAAGGAGCCAAGAAACGAAATGGCCGGAATTCAATGTTATCTCTCCTTCCAACCTCCTACCAGTGCTCCCCATTGGCCAAATCCAATCATAATCATGAAGGCCCAGGAGCCCTGATGAGAACTCCGTACAGAACACTCTCCTGGAGCAGAGAGGCTGGAGACAGTGGGGAGTGGATCTGGAGGGCGACAGTGGGGCTTGGGCTTATGAGCTATTCCAGGACCTACAGAAGTGTTTGGgtcctggggtggtggggggataCTCCaacatacaaaatacaaaaaagaaaactccaaaGCAAAAATTAATGCATATTTAAATACATGTCTATGAAGCAaaacattatttcttctttattgatTATTACATTAAGtgtcataaaaatgttattttgaaaacagtttgtagattggtttctcagtttgaaaaCATTCCTGAGGATACATGATGCTTGCTGACAAGAGACACTGATAATTAAATGCTAAATAATTACACTGGAATAATCACAATGGAAAGGTATTCAAATTGTTCCCAATTTTGACAGCTAGATATATTTACAGCTAGATATTTTTAGAGCAATGTATACATGTATTATGCATCTAAATATATATTcagtattattattaaatatatgtactAAATTTTGTAAGTATATTTAACTATCATGTGGTATGAGAAAATCAAAAGTAAATTTACCTAGGAACTATGAAGGCTTTTGAGTATACATATGGgtatttatatttaacttattaGACAAGGGGAGGCTTAGAAGTATTTTTGTGCAGTGGAGTAATGATCCCATTAACAAATTAGGGAAATTAGCCTATTAAGAATTCAAGTTCCATAGAGTAGGGAGAGAGATGTAATTGGAAGCAGTTAAAAAACTATTATTGTCACTCAAACGGGAAGAAATAAGGACTTGAACAGGGCAGAAGTGGAATGCCAGAGAGAGCTCTATGCAGGATTACAGGGGATGAATTCAAAAGGCCCAGGAACTGACTGGCTATAGCAGTGAGAAAGAAGGATGAGTCATTATAGGTTTTCAATATAAGAGACCAGGATAATGCTGTTAGGGAAGTCAGAAGGGAAGCCTTTTTGGAGAAACAGGTGATGAATGGAGCTTTGCATGTGATTGTTCATTTATTCTATAAAGACTTGTGAATGTGCAAGAAATTTTGCTGTGCTTGGGGCTATAGTAAGATAGTAAGATATTGTCCTAGATTAGTAAGATATTGTCCTAGATCTTGAAATGTCTaaatcaaataagtaaaatacaggACTAAGTTTAAAACACTGTTAGAGGGGCAGAAGAATGCAGAACAAAATCTATTACAGTAAGAAATCTGACTTTGCAATGAAgaatcatttcattaaaaacttcTCTTGACATGGAAGTGCCTATAGGCAGAGACTTATATGGGTCTCTCATCTTCCTTAAGACAAGACTGAAGATAAAGAGTCTTATATcctaacctataattaaaaagaatatgaaaaggaatttatgtatgtatgtgtgtaactgaaacataattctatacaccagaaattgacacaacatggtaactgactatacttctataaaaaaatttttttaaagaatcttacATCCAAGATCACCCCATTCCTTCACTACTCTAACTTGTTTCTTCTAATTAAAACAACATCGGTATAAGATAGTTGAATATCAGCTGACTTCTATCTCAGTTTGCCTCATCTAACAAATTTGATAGTGGCTCCTGCTACTAAAAAGTAGGGAAGATACATGAAACGAGGAACAAGAGGCTGACTAAAATGATCAGGATGCCCAGAAGGCACAAACTTCATCCAGCAGACTTCAATGGTCCAGGAACCACTGAAACACCCACTGAAATCATGAGCTGCTGTGAAAGGGAATTTTTGCAGGAACACTTTACAtcgtttgttttctttataaaaacataataCTCTTATTTAAAAGCAGCCACAAATGCTTCCTCAAAACACTTTGTCTCTTTGATAAGAAATACATCAGTCTATCAAGTATTTGACGAGAACCATCTTTGTCTCTTGAGGGTGCAAGCAATACATGAAAGTCGCACTTGTAGATCTACACAAAGCTGTTATCTTCAACATCTGGATCTGTGTGCAAAATGTCAACAACTTGCATAAGATAAGGACCACTTCAGCAATTCTTGAGGACAAGTTCTAAGTAGGGCCTGTAGGGCCTGACTTTAGAAACTTTGTACTGCTCAGCCATCCCTGTTTGTTAGTTCCCAAGTGTTTAGCAGATTGAAAGGTTGCTTCATAAGAAAGTACCTCTAGGGCACCATGTAGGAGCCTCAGTGATTCCTTGTCCTTAAGTAGGGCTTCACTTTTAAGGCTCTCttctttcccactaaaatcttaCCTATTGTGTAGCTGCTCTACAGGGTAAGACATTTAGCTGGGCTGGTAGCTGGAAAGGCCTGACTAGGCTGCCCATCCCAAGGTGTTAACAATTGATAAGACCTCTTTATTggtttcttttcatcttcattGCATTGAAGTTATTGGAGATTATATTCCACCCATAATTAAcctaaaattttttatcattatataattatataaatacgtaatttaaaatgtatctcacataaaaatattacataattctCTGTCTTGGTGTCTGTATTCCCTTAAAAATGTATAACACTGTCACTGGACAGTGGCCAgtgtttcactgtcaaacctgcTGACAGATTATGTGCAATGTACCAACAAACTACTCAGGGAAAACTCAGCTCACACACAAAACAGGACCCTATGAAAAGGTGAGATATATGTAAGTGAAACAGTTGGTAAACATAGCAGCAAATAAGCTAACATATACAAGAAGACATGTTCCCAGGGCTCAGCCACACTTGGCTGTCTTCATATCTTCTCATGCTGCTTGTTCCTTGCTCTCTCCACCAGGTGCTGGATGGTTCCCCCATTGAAGTAACCCTAGCCAAACCAGTGGACAAGGATAGTTATGTTAGGTACACCCGAGGAACAGGTGGAAGGGGCACCATGCTGCAAGGAGAGTACACCTACTCTTTGGGCCACGTTTATGATCCCACCACAACCTACCTTGGAGCTCCTGTCTTCTATGCCCCCCAGGCCTACACAGCGATCCCCAGCCCTCATTTCCCAGCCACCAAAGGACATCTTGGCAACAGGGCCATTATCCGAGCCCCTTCTGTTAGAGGTAACATTAATCAGCTTTTGCCTTAGAAAACTCTGCAATTCCAAATGATTTGTATTGCAATGGCCTTAGACGAATTGGATGGGTCCCCTGGgagaaaagaactggaaaattGTTTACTGAAAATCAAATATTATATCAAGAGTTTTCCTTCCATAGGGATCTTTTTTCACATTACAACTGGTTATTGAAAAGACTTGGTCGGAACATAGTGTAAATGGGCCTAATGCACACATTTGATATTTGCATGGGCTCATAAAATCTGAACAAACTAAAACCTGGGTCAACAATTGTTAACTTCTCCCTTAGCATTGTACCATCATATTACAATCATATGTGACTCTTTACAAAACATCAAACTAAGAGCAGTCTGGTTCAACAGAAACCAATGACCTCAAATAGCAAAAACATGTCAAGGCACATGTGCATTTGATGGCGACTCAGTGCCATCACATCtatataaaaatcacaaattttcATAGATATAGTCTAACAGATATATGAGATGCTCTCATCTGACCTCCCCCAAGAAATATGTGCTATGCCTTCTAAAAAGCCACACTACTAAGGAAATCAACTTGTTTTTCCAGGATACAGGAAGCTAAAAATTAAAGTCCAAgtagaaaaactaaaaacaaaccaaaaaaagcccTTAATCTGACTGTCAAACAATAAATCTTTCCTATTGAATCCTATAAGAATTCCAAACATTCAAGCAGTTTTCTAAGCTCAGGTAgttccaaaaatataaaagataagtAAAGcgttttttattttcaagaaatgaGTTTGTCTCTGCCTATTGGGATCCTTCAGAGTGGTTCTGCTGCGATATCACCAATGCCAACAGAATCTCAGTTCTATCTTCCAAATGTGACACCAATCTGGGTAATTCAGCAACAAACTGTGTATTTAAATCTATTCTTGGGCTTGGCTAGAAGCAAAGGGGCATGTCCAGATTACTGTGGAAACCAAATTGTCTTACTGTGTTTTACTATTTTTCAGGAGAACTGAATTAACCATCCTAGGAGGTCTAGTCTTCAACAGCCTTAAAAGTTTCATACTCATAGTCACTCTACCCAAAATTGTAGTGTAAAAGAAATCATCAGGATTTTTTTCAGGATAATCTGTCTATAGATTTGATGACAAATTATGTCATTAATACACTGTGCATTTATAACCTACAATCATATCATTAAATAATCCGTACATTAAATATAAGTTGTCAACCAGTTGtaatgtaggaaaaaaaaccaaacttcacTCCAAGGGAAAACATACCTATCTTATAAAAGTAAGGAATCAATGAATGATATTCATGGATGAAGGgtaatcaatttaattttttctctctttatgctACCAATAGGAACTCAAAGTAGCAATgtggcaaaacaaaaaaaaatcaaaaggaatctACTAATGAAACTCAATGGAAATTTAAGCCTCACATTGATAGAATATAAGAGAGAAAATGTTGaacttaaaacacattttctaaaTGTTGGTTTTCCAACAGGTCATCAGGGATGGAATTCTAGGGAACCTAGAACTCATTTCTGATTTACTGATCAATGACAAAAGTGCAAGACTTAGTTTAATACATGTGGTCATATTGTGCTGGGATGTTTTAATAAACACCTTCCCAATATTTATTAGTCTACAGAAAAATGTCAACAGAAGGTTAACTGAAGGCAGAAATTGCAACATTTTTCTCTGTAACAAAGTTTTAAAGTTGCATGTGTACTTATCCATATCTTAGAAAGTATTGCTTTCTTCcaagacagtttaaaaaaaaaaaagacacctatGGTGAACTCAATCTTATGTTGAGCTTCATTACATTAGAATCCTAGGATTCTCTACACATCTTTAGGGCTATAATCAATGTGACTTGGGCTAACTTTTCCATTACAGTAAGATTCAGGGTGATTTTCTGGTGGTTTGATTCAGTTTAATGCCTTCTTACATTCCTAGAAATTTACATGAATGTACCTGTAGGGGCTGCGGGAGTGAGAGGACTGGGAGGCCGTGGCTATTTGGCTTACACAGGCCTGGGCCGTGGATACCAGGTCAAAGGAGACAAGAGAGAAGACAAACTCTATGATCTTTTACCTGGGATGGAGCTCACCCCAATGAATCCTGTCACTTTAAAACCCCAAGGAATTAAACTTGCTCCCCAGGTAGGTAATGTTACTCCAGGGATGGTTTGGATAGTTTGTATAAGTTGGGCCAAAGACCATCATTCAGGTTTCATCAAGTTTTTTGACCTTGTTCCTACTTgggctgttgttttgttttgttttattttcttaaagtggCCAACCTGCCATAACGTACTGTGAGAAAACACTGAGTGTTGAGTGCCCTTGTTCCATTataaactgtttctttttttataattatgaaGTTTGACACCTTAATAATCTTCCATTGAAATACAAAGAGCCTGAGCATTATTAAGAATTACCAACCAACaccttaaatgaaaataaaacgaAGCAAGACTAACTCAGAATAAATGACTGTTGTGTGTGACCCAGGTTGGTTGGCAAATGACAAGTATTCATGACAGGGAGTGGATAGATCATTTAGGATATCTTTTCTCAGAAACACTGTGTCTAAGAGAAAACACCATGTTATACATGATGTGTCATTACTCCTATTAACTATGGGATGACACCAGTCATATTATATTTTGGCAGTGacactgttgttgttgttgttgtttgtttttttgctttcatttcacaGTTCTAAGTTTCCATATTTCTGCATGAGGCTATGGTTTTTGTTATTGGAAAATTAAAAGTTATCAAAATTGTTTCAGAGTGGAAACTGAATAACAgggttaaaaatgaaacaaaacaggaCTGTTCCCTGTGGATGTGTGGTGCAGGCTGGTCTCTCTGCTGAGATAATTTGGCTGAATAACCAATATCCAGTTCTTTAGAGTTATAGTTTGTATACCCTAAAGGAAACTTGCCTACTCCCACCCCAAATGTATAAGCCCCAAATCTATGGAAGTAGCCTTACAATTGCAACCAAGTGGAAAACTTGGTTTCCTAAAAGCTCATCTTGagtgttgtttgttttgggtagGATTAATGGCTTTCTTATACATACAAATTAGTTCATGTATGGTTTCTGCCAAACCTACCCAGGCaagttttttttaaggatacTTATCAGAGTGGTGAACAGTAATCATCTGCCTCTTCAAAAACCTCTTCAAAAATCCATTATGCACCAAGTATTGTACCACATGCTGGGGATGGAAATGTGAATATAACACAGTCTTTGCCATCAAAAATCCTATGGAAATCCAGTGAGAGGGTACTGACACATAAACAGTTACAATAAAATCTAGCAAGTGCCATGGTGGAGCTTTGCACAGAAGACACAGAAGCTAGTCAGCCAGTCTACCCTAGGTTAAAACCTACAAGAGAAACCTAATTAAAGTATGAGGACACCtggaaacattttaagaaaataaaaattaatcattgtCATAAATTCTGTGTAATTAATAGTTCTAAGAGCTGCTAGATCATGAGTAATGAGCTCAGCTTTTATACTAAACCCAGGTTAGAAACTGATCATGCCTTATATTAACCTGCGAGTAACCATCTCTATCAACTAATGAAAGCTTTTTGATTAATCTGTCTCTGAATTTCTGCAACTATGGCTTAGACATTAAAGACCCTGCCACCCACAACCAGCATAAATGGAGCCTTAAAAACTCCATGGTGGAGTCAGGAACTCCCAAcaaggagggcagaggggcaaGTGCCGCCCTGCAGAGTCAGCCGTTACGAGTCGGTATCCCCTACCTGTGTTTGCACAACGAGCATAAACAAGCAGGCAGGCTACCTGCCAGTTAAAGTAACTTACTACTGCTCAGGAACCTAAAAGAACACTTCATAGATGACAAGAGACGCTACAAAactcagaatattaaaaagcaaaagttcATAGAGAAGATagaagcaatctacaaatttaataaaCTGGAAAATGCCATACTATTGCAGCTGGATGAGTGTTGGAGCGAGTGAGATTAGAAGTTCCAAAGATTCATCCTGGGGCCTTGTTCTGtcccaaagaattttttttttctctttttctagacaTATGCTCTATTTTGCACAGTTTACTGAAACTGCTGACTAAGGGGAGCATTGGGGCTTGTGGGCCACCAAAAATGGCTTCAGGATGAAGAGAATATGTGCCTTTAGGCAAGATTTGGTTTGGAGTAatgatagaaggaaaaaaaaacacgcAGGAAGATTGTAAAAATCAGATCATTGTAAAGACAGGCAGAAGTGGTGTTTTGCCAAAGACATTACAACTATCAACATCCATGTATTAATGTTCATCAATAAATACTAACCCATTAAactttttaactctatttttatgaaaatgtgaAGATAAAACCCTATgacaaatggaaaaattagaataaattctTAGGTTATTTTCTCCAAACCATTATAAACAGAAGGATTCAGGGTAATAATGAGTAAATCCAGCTACACAGCGCTGGaatatcaatttttttaagtgggatAACTATATCAAACAAATCGTAAAATTAAACTATTGGTAAAAAGTTAGAGCTAATGGACTAAACTAAAAGCATATTAGAATAAATGGtgtgaaaatgatttttatgaattaataaacataacattttaaatggaGTTCAAATTGAGTTCATCTTGAATTTTATGAGTCATTAAACCATATGGCATCTTCTATTAGCTTAAACTCTGAAGATCTGAGTGTAAAAACCTGAAAGCGAGAGAAATAATGCCAATGTGAGACTGGAAagggaaatcattttttttttaactcttgtaGATATTAGAAgaaatttgtcagaaaaataacTGGGGACAGCCAGTGTACCAGCTGCACTCTGCCATTGGACAAGATCAAAGGCAACTCTTCTTATACAAAATCACCATCCCTGCCCTGGCCAGCCAGAATCCCGCAATGTACGTCACTTCTCCAAATCCCTAATCGTTTCAATTTTAGAATAAGAGGCTCTTGAAATTCACTGTACTTTATCACTAtctaaataagataaatatttaagTCTACTAGGTACTCACTTTTCATTAAATGTAAACACTGAGATGTGCTGCTGGGATATGTGGGCCAACTATGAAGGTAGTATCTCCAAGTCCTCAAGTTTTAAATAGACAGTGAAGACTGTGTAGTATAACCAACCAGTGGAAAAGCGCAGATATAAGATGTatagaaaggaaaactacagcCCAGTTTTATCTGTGTATTATTTCGGTTGAACCATACGAAATTACCATTTTATACATAACACCCATGCCCTGTCTTTTAAATTCTGGACCAAAGATATAACCTGAGTGGTTATCACCTTCTAAATTTTACCTTGAGCCTGCATTTCTACATGTTTTAGGAACCACCGTGTTTCCCGTGTATGTTAGAAAAGACTGGTGATGAGTTACGAGTATGCTCCAGAAATGTTATCACCCACCGATGTTCTGGGTCAATTCACAAATATTCCAGCATGCATATATAGTTAGAAGctttaaaagcaaagagaatgaaGAATACCCACACACAATTCTACTATCCAGTTATCCTAAAAAGCAAATAGTGCCTTAGGTTTCCACCCGTCTCAGCAGCACAAGTTTAAAATGCGTACCCTGACTGACTCTGCTTTCCAGCCATCCTTTCACACCTCCGAAGCTAAGTGCCTACATGGATGAAGCCAAGACGTATGCAGCCGAGTACACCCTGCAGACCCTGGGCATCCCCACTGATGGAGCCAATGCCGCCACCacagctgctgctgccgctgccgcttCTGCTGCCGCGTTTCCAGGTATGGGAAAATTGTGCCAGAAATGGTACCCTGCAGAGTGTGTGGGAAACTCTTCTTGGGATCATGCACTCACAAAGTTGTCTGTGACCTCCACTACAATAAATCTGATTTCCACCACCTATCACCAAAAAGAATTTGCCCAATGAGTGAGCCATCAATCTATGAGGCATGAGAATACAGCTtggcagcggggggggggggggggggacctaggaatgggggtgggggtgaactAGGAGTGGGGGGGGGACTAGTCTCAGCTCAGCGGTCAGCAGGTGTGTGATCTCAAGTGAATCAATCTCTGCGTCTGGTTTGTTTTGATCTTTACTTTCAATAAGAGAGTTTAGAACTACCTATTAATAGCCGATGTTTATTTGAactcttactatgtgccaggcactcaccTGCCTCAGTAATGCTCAGGACACCACAAGAGCTAGGGCCTATCATAATGCCTGTTGTACAGATGAAAAACCCAAATAttagaaagattaagtaatttggCCAATGTCAGTCAGCTTTTAAACAATCTTCTTAAGCAATTGGGACTCCCACCCCAATTCTAATCTTCAGTTCTACTCAATTCTTTTATTAAATTGCTTTCTGAAAGAAATGTGTGCATCAAATTCTTCTtattttaagtcaaaaactgtgtgtgtgtgagacagaaagagagagagcgagccTTTCAATAAGTGGATAATCAGGGTCATTTTAATCTGTTCTATAATTTTGCTGTGGGACATCTGCTGATTACTTAAAGCCTATCTGTAGATCAACATGCCTTTGGGGTC contains these protein-coding regions:
- the A1CF gene encoding APOBEC1 complementation factor isoform X3, which gives rise to MESNHKSGDGLSGTQKEAALRALVQRTGYSLVQENGQRKYGGPPPGWDAAPPERGCEIFIGKLPRDLFEDELIPLCEKIGKIYEMRMMMDFNGNNRGYAFVTFSNKQEAKNAIKQLNNYEIRNGRLLGVCASVDNCRLFVGGILKTKKREEILSEMKKVTDGVVDVIVYPSAADKTKNRGFAFVEYESHRAAAMARRKLLPGRIQLWGHPIAVDWAEPEVEVDEDTMSSVKILYVRNLMLSTSEEMIEKEFNNIKPGAVERVKKIRDYAFVHFTNREDAVEAMKALNGKVLDGSPIEVTLAKPVDKDSYVRYTRGTGGRGTMLQGEYTYSLGHVYDPTTTYLGAPVFYAPQAYTAIPSPHFPATKGHLGNRAIIRAPSVREIYMNVPVGAAGVRGLGGRGYLAYTGLGRGYQVKGDKREDKLYDLLPGMELTPMNPVTLKPQGIKLAPQILEEICQKNNWGQPVYQLHSAIGQDQRQLFLYKITIPALASQNPAIHPFTPPKLSAYMDEAKTYAAEYTLQTLGIPTDGANAATTAAAAAAASAAAFPEQGGDA